The genomic stretch ataatttctgaaaacaaaaatatatttttaattttttcaatcACAATAAATTCaacatgaaaaatatatttctttaatgtaaaatatacattttatataaatcttaTAATGTaactaatataatatatatatttttgtgtatatatatagatcACACATTTTATTagacaatatttatatgatatacatCCAAAAAATGGAAGCTCACTTGTTAACTTTTATTTCCACAAtgatcattataatattttcttttaataaataacatttattataaattgatAGAATTGTTTGTCATATTAGatgtctatatttttatataaaaaaaaaaaaaaaaaaaaaaagacattgACGTCATGTTATAAAACTAAACACTTCTTAAAACGAAATAGTACAACTTATGtaaaacaataaatattttaatttatatgtaaaataatatatattattttatatatttttacgaAATGTACATAAttcattaataaaatttaattattaatagaaaacaaaaatatataacggtacaatatataagatatgtttaatatgaatacaaaaattatattttactaTTCATTTTAGTATATTTAAACgcaaagaataaatatacataatatatatttcattattattttaaactctaaaaaaaaataatatctataaatatatatatttgtataaacTTTTCTAAAATCAGAAAAACATTTCGTATACAAATAATTAATGATAAAAccacatcatatatatatatatatatatatatgatattttagCATATCATCTTTCAAATaaacatgaaaaaaaaaaaaaacaaaataactGTAGaacgaaaaaaataataaagcaATATTGTTTTGTGATatacatacaaataaatataacatgtGAAGATACCATCTTtgtaatatacatataataataatgtatacatatatatatacatattgcacaaaatattattattatatcactacatatttattcctttaatatttttatatatttcattcttTTCTCCACTTTTAAGtttctataatattttaaaatgtaataaagtattaataaaatagatGTTATAGTATATATAGCAACGAAGGAATCATAAAGGACTGTCATATAATATGGACCATCAGCTCCATGTACATGAGCTCCTTGACCGTGAGCTGTATGTGAAGATCCACCTGAACATTGAGTCACTTGTGAATTTCCTCCTTCAGTATCACCACTTTTGAAAAAAAGAGCAGCGGAGACAGGGGCTACGATATGCTCAAAAAATTCCCATAAAGcgtaaataaaaattgatGAAACACTACtacttttaaaattattaccaTTGGATGTAAAATCATCCCCCATATATCTTTGAATGAACGCATTAGAAGAACTCATAATAGAACTAAATAATTGAGCCATATCAATGGAAACTTTTCCATCCTTATTAACAAGAGACGTAAATTTATTAGTACATATATAACCAACTTTAGTAAGAGCatgtttcatattttttatattacaatCAATTTTTGCTTCCTTAGATGAAAAACGTATCCATTCATACATATCAATATTAGGTAAAATGTTCCATTCAGATAAGATATGACCTAATGTTATCTTGGATTTTttaccttttttttctttagttcctaaatttttttcatttataccTTTATCTAAATCGTCCATATCAGTAAATTTTTCTAATGCTGATAATTGTTTTGTTAGTTGTTTTTGTATTTTGTCTTTTAATAtgatttcttttatatcattatcgtattgttctttatattttttttcattttctttttttagtTCTTCATATTCTTTCCATCGTATTGCTATTcgttcattatatttttctattacTTCTTTCATCTCAGGatcattatcataattagCTGTATATTTGTCATATTCGCATAATGCTCtagatattttttcaatGGTTATTATATGGGGTGACATGTAACCGTTGCTTTTAAATTGCCtctaaatgaaaaaaaataataataataaatataatgttatatatattctaataaatatgtatttattaatattacctatatatatatacacacatatatatgtatattattataataatatttataaactaCGTACgcatgataataataataataatggtgacaataacaataataataataatttattcaataaaaataaatttaataacatTTTAAAGTTCTGAgcttcattttcatttatatgtaatactTCAGCAgtcaaatatttataagaaaataaaattattatatgatattttatttttcgcCATctctatataaaaatatatataaatatataaacacaatgttataatattaatcctaaatgttatttttatattttaaaggaataatattttcatgatattaatatatatttttatttaatttgtttatttattgaaATAGTAATACCCCTATCTTACAACAGAATTGAAGAAcaagaatgaaaaaaaaaaaaataaataaaataaaataattaattaattaattaaaaataataataataataaaatataatatattttcttaagtTATATAT from Plasmodium sp. gorilla clade G2 genome assembly, contig: PADLG01_00_55, whole genome shotgun sequence encodes the following:
- a CDS encoding rifin PIR protein, putative, yielding MRWRKIKYHIIILFSYKYLTAEVLHINENEAQNFKMLLNLFLLNKLLLLLLLSPLLLLLSCRQFKSNGYMSPHIITIEKISRALCEYDKYTANYDNDPEMKEVIEKYNERIAIRWKEYEELKKENEKKYKEQYDNDIKEIILKDKIQKQLTKQLSALEKFTDMDDLDKGINEKNLGTKEKKGKKSKITLGHILSEWNILPNIDMYEWIRFSSKEAKIDCNIKNMKHALTKVGYICTNKFTSLVNKDGKVSIDMAQLFSSIMSSSNAFIQRYMGDDFTSNGNNFKSSSVSSIFIYALWEFFEHIVAPVSAALFFKSGDTEGGNSQVTQCSGGSSHTAHGQGAHVHGADGPYYMTVLYDSFVAIYTITSILLILYYILKYYRNLKVEKRMKYIKILKE